A single Anabas testudineus chromosome 10, fAnaTes1.2, whole genome shotgun sequence DNA region contains:
- the si:ch211-153b23.4 gene encoding grp1_Fun34_YaaH and SUA5 domain-containing protein yields MDQLHSLHGSVGILGISGGSLLLLVNSYASSPEKDFIPHTALGIVLLIIAALLAYAGICRSLSHAQLFSTLCLTVSALWCGSGLVYILVGQAVLQPAELRSSLVPGLAAFTLALLIIGSVAVMVKKAVLALIAICISFACAHQIAGLSAAGFGQSATAANYLLVCVVGVYFGFGRLLSIITQGKVEPPATRLKRKAELKAVQNQGCGDAVSVGLVMNLLSACVLACPLLGVVPQLSTGHVPWLWTAGVFQLGMCVLFYRAMDTLAATFYGFTALLKFAEGYSALLSFYSIQPLSPVPFPVVFSVLFFILAVFSCQKSLVEGLYQLFFTAYCIAIAAQPQGFFQGGTQGVQAAIFVASAGMILISTFNMVSTVKIPTGQGYFKALVTRMHSLTLRAHDTARHTPYLGYSKYADAEVLGHACSVLAAFAITATVNSNDPLSVLVLPWVVVAGGALQLLCGSVAFARGKTFESTVFILYGMMWSVWGLTRYGGLYGQSRGFNVAVGIISFMLFNCLVTAAALFLNVVWFVYAFTFQLILISFLLDAVGSLPYGYDIGVTIIFGLVSFYCFLAHIFNSTFQSPQIPLGKPLVKLSGVGGGASICPHVPARKATSVHQIAEIMKNGGICGMPTDTVYVLVAACNRPDAVVKAYKVKKQAQDRPMSLWISSIKQLEPVQHLLSPLLLDFMKAAWPSSISMVIPRGPWMDTFGLGDAAKHIGTPQSIAIRNPDCSVATHLMHLVGPIAVTSANPTGEADTTHHNQVYAKLGDKVDGVLCDGASPENIASTVVDCTKIDTGHIGFFRVGLIPKSKVLQIFEEVQRRHRQGQTNPGFEYDLDLPDTEGNLSSEEENTTESGRGTGSATPSTVSLEGSPVLRNGSEQ; encoded by the exons GTATCTGTCGCAGTCTGTCCCATGCCCAGTTGTTTTCCACTCTGTGTCTAACTGTCTCCGCCCTGTGGTGTGGTTCAGGTCTAGTCTACATTCTTGTGGGACAAGCAGTGCTGCAGCCCGCAGAGCTAAGATCCTCTCTAGTTCCTGGTCTGGCAGCATTTACCTTAGCCCTTCTCATAATAGGCAGTGTTGCAGTCATGGTAAAGAAAGCAGTTCTGGCTCTCATAGCCATCTGCATTAGTTTTGCATGTGCCCATCAAATCGCTGGTCTGTCAGCTGCAGGTTTTGGTCAGTCTGCCACAGCTGCTAACTACCTCCTTGTCTGTGTGGTGGGTGTTTACTTTGGTTTTGGACGCCTGTTGTCCATTATCACCCAGGGCAAAGTGGAACCTCCAGCAACACGTCTGAAGAGAAAAGCTGAACTGAAAGCAGTACAGAACCAGGGGTGTGGTGATGCTGTGTCCGTGGGTTTGGTGATGAACTTgctttctgcatgtgtgttagCTTGTCCTCTGTTAGGTGTGGTCCCCCAGCTCTCCACCGGTCATGTCCCCTGGCTGTGGACAGCTGGAGTCTTCCAGCTTGGCATGTGTGTCCTCTTTTACCGAGCCATGGACACACTAGCCGCCACTTTTTATGGCTTCACAGCTCTGCTGAAATTTGCGGAGGGTTACAGTGCCCTCCTGTCATTTTACTCTATTCAGCCACTCTCCCCTGTTCCCTTCCCCGTcgtcttctctgtgctcttcttCATCCTGGCTGTGTTCAGTTGTCAGAAGAGCTTGGTCGAGGGGCTCTACCAATTGTTCTTCACAGCATATTGTATTGCCATTGCAGCCCAGCCTCAAGGATTCTTTCAAGGCGGCACTCAGGGTGTACAAGCAGCCATATTTGTAGCCTCTGCTGGCATGATTTTAATTTCCACATTCAACATGGTGTCCACTGTCAAGATCCCCACAGGACAGGGCTATTTCAAGGCTTTAGTTACCAGGATGCACAGTCTTACACTTAGAGCACATGATACAGCGCGACACACACCTTACCTGGGTTATTCTAAATATGCTGATGCAGAGGTGTTGGGCCATGCCTGCAGTGTGTTGGCTGCTTTTGCCATCACAGCCACAGTTAATAGTAATGATCCTCTGTCTGTGCTGGTTCTGCCCTGGGTGGTGGTGGCTGGTGGGGCTCTCCAGCTACTTTGTGGCTCAGTAGCTTTTGCTCGGGGTAAAACCTTTGAGAGCACAGTCTTCATTCTCTATGGGATGATGTGGAGTGTGTGGGGGTTGACACGATACGGTGGCCTGTACGGTCAAAGCAGAGGCTTTAATGTGGCTGTTGGGATCATCAGTTTCATGCTGTTTAACTGTTTAGTTACAGCCGCAGCACTGTTTCTAAATGTTGTGTGGTTTGTCTATGCGTTCACCTTCCAGCTCATCCTCATTAGCTTCCTGCTAGATGCAGTTGGTAGCCTGCCTTACGGTTACGACATCGGAGTCACCATCATCTTTGGCCttgtcagtttttattgtttcttggCTCACATTTTCAACAGCACTTTCCAGTCCCCACAGATCCCCTTAGGGAAACCTTTAGTCAAGCTGAGTGGGGTTGGGGGAGGAGCAAGTATCTGTCCACATGTACCAGCCCGCAAGGCCACATCTGTCCATCAGATTGCAG AAATCATGAAAAATGGTGGCATATGTGGAATGCCTACTGACACTGTCTATGTGCTGGTGGCAGCTTGCAACAGGCCTGATGCAGTTGTTAAAGCTTACAA agtGAAGAAGCAGGCACAGGACCGGCCCATGTCCTTGTGGATCTCCTCCATCAAGCAACTGGAACCGGTGCAACACCTGCTAAGCCCTCTGCTGCTGGACTTCATGAAGGCTGCGTGGCCATCATCCATTAGCATGGTTATACCCAGAG GTCCTTGGATGGACACCTTTGGTTTAGGAGATGCTGCCAAACATATAGGAACTCCACAAAGCATTGCAATCAGAAACCCAGACTGTTCTGTGGCCACACATCTCATGCATCTG GTGGGGCCCATTGCAGTAACCTCAGCTAACCCTACAGGCGAAGCAGACACAACTCACCACAACCAAGTTTATGCAAAGTTGGGAGACAAA gtggaTGGTGTTCTATGTGATGGCGCCTCCCCTGAAAATATTGCATCTACTGTGGTCGACTGCACTAAGATTGACACAGGACACATTGGTTTCTTCAGAGTGGGTCTGATTCCCAAATCAAag GTTCTTCAAATCTTTGAGGAGGttcagaggagacacagacaggggCAGACAAATCCAGGTTTTGAATATGATCTAGATCTACCAGATACAGAAGGGAACCTAagttcagaagaagaaaatacaaCAGAGTCAGGAAGAGGAACTGGAAGCGCGACACCATCTACAGTTTCACTTGAAGGAAGTCCTGTCCTCAGAAATGGGTCAGAGCAGTAA